TATCTTGTATCGAAGATACCTTTCACAAATATGAGGAGGATATTCACTCTCTTTCCCTTAGATCAGAAATTGAGAACTATACTATTGGTAGTTATAATAGCATGTTCAGGGAACTTGAGAAACAGATCAAATCACTGAAGcaagaaatcatccaaatttacTTTGCTTTGGCAAGCAGCAGGTCATTTCAATCAAATTCTTGTATGACAGATGATGAACTGTTGGAATTCATAGACCTCATCCTACAAAATCTAGCAGATTTGAAGCCCTTGAAGTTGGATTGGGCACTTGGTGAATCGTCTATTTCTGCTACTTTGagtgctcaagtccaagcccttgAAGCAAAGCTGACATTCTTGAAAAGCTTCATTCCCTTTGCCAAAATGCGAGGAACTGCAGATATTCCTGCTTTGCTATTGGCGCACTTTGAAGTGGTGGCTTTGAACGCAGCAGGCCTCTCTTGCATGTGTTCTTATTGCGATGATGCTGAGGAAATGCAGATATATGAACAACAACAGAAGATCAGAGCTGTTGATTTTCATGTCTACGAGACTTATATGGAAGTACTTAGAGCTTTATACTGCTCAGCATCGTTACATACACCAAGGATGCAGGATAAGCAGATACTGAGCAACTTCAATGATTCTCTTATAAGTTGTCTCTGGGAGCTGTTATGCTACAGTTCAAGTTTTATGGATTCTATGAATGATGAAATGCACATACTCTATGCACGACTGAGATTCTTGAGAAGGATTTTAAGGGAGCATCATGAGATGATGgatgaacaaaatgaaaaaattggagCTCTCCTTAGTGAGGTAGGGATTATACTATTCTCGCCCACTCTGAGCAGAGTGATAGAAGGAGAAGTTAGCTTCTCAGAATCCACCCAGGTTCTTGATTTTTGTGATATGCTGGCCAATACCAACATCCATATCAAGCATTTTAAGGATCAGATCAGTGGCTCAAGTACTATAGAGAGTCTTCCTGATTCCTCTCATAGCTTAAGAGCACCAGAAGTTAGCCAGACTTCCAGCCGCATGCTATCAAAATGTAAAATGCCAATAGCCCATGAAGTCATGGTTGGTCTTGATGATGAGGCAGCAAAAGTAATTGAACGACTTATGTGGGGACCAGAACAGGTGGAAATTGTTCCCATTGTGGGAATGGCTGGGCTTGGTAAGACGACTTTAGCcaaaaaagtttacaatgataGTTCAGTAATCTGTAACTTCCACATTCGTCTTTGGTGCACTGTTTCTCAAGAATTTAACATGAAAAGCTTGTTAATACAAATTTTGTGCCCTGATGCCAAACATTCCAGGGTGGATGATGAGTTTCAAAATCTGGATGAACATGCATTGCTTGAAATGCTCCGCAAAAAGCTAATGAAGAATCGTTATCTAGTTGTTTTTGATGATGTCTGGGACATTGGGGCATGGAATGAGCTGGGAATTGCATTCCCGAATGACAAGAATGGAAGTAGAATCATCTTCACGAGTCGATCTTCTAATGTAGCTTCACAGGTTCAATATGGTGGAGAACCTCACTATCTTCGCCCACTCAGTGAGAAAGAAAGTTTTGAATTACTTCAGAAGAAGgtatttggaaaagaagatTGTCCTCAAGCATTGCATGGATTGGGAATGGAGATTGCCAAAAAGTGCAGGGGATTGCCACTTGCACTTGTTGTTGTAGCTGGAGTCCTAGCAACTATAGAGCATGATATTTGTGTTTGGGAAGAATTTGCTGAAAGTTTAACTTCGACCATGGTGTCTGGTACAGACCAGTGCAAGAAGTCATTGGAGCTCAGTTATGAGCATTTACCATATCACTTGAAGGCATGCTTGCTGTATTTTGCTGCATTTCGAGAAGATGAAAAAATTGGTGCCAAGAATTTGATG
This Coffea arabica cultivar ET-39 chromosome 3e, Coffea Arabica ET-39 HiFi, whole genome shotgun sequence DNA region includes the following protein-coding sequences:
- the LOC113736546 gene encoding putative late blight resistance protein homolog R1A-3 isoform X1 — protein: MEMASTCSIDRVLLVLELLLNSLRDPYVPFDVTFDAIKHMKFLKTFVMCARKWSLVHLYLQSDNVVKKVSLPSFLSCIEDTFHKYEEDIHSLSLRSEIENYTIGSYNSMFRELEKQIKSLKQEIIQIYFALASSRSFQSNSCMTDDELLEFIDLILQNLADLKPLKLDWALGESSISATLSAQVQALEAKLTFLKSFIPFAKMRGTADIPALLLAHFEVVALNAAGLSCMCSYCDDAEEMQIYEQQQKIRAVDFHVYETYMEVLRALYCSASLHTPRMQDKQILSNFNDSLISCLWELLCYSSSFMDSMNDEMHILYARLRFLRRILREHHEMMDEQNEKIGALLSEVGIILFSPTLSRVIEGEVSFSESTQVLDFCDMLANTNIHIKHFKDQISGSSTIESLPDSSHSLRAPEVSQTSSRMLSKCKMPIAHEVMVGLDDEAAKVIERLMWGPEQVEIVPIVGMAGLGKTTLAKKVYNDSSVICNFHIRLWCTVSQEFNMKSLLIQILCPDAKHSRVDDEFQNLDEHALLEMLRKKLMKNRYLVVFDDVWDIGAWNELGIAFPNDKNGSRIIFTSRSSNVASQVQYGGEPHYLRPLSEKESFELLQKKVFGKEDCPQALHGLGMEIAKKCRGLPLALVVVAGVLATIEHDICVWEEFAESLTSTMVSGTDQCKKSLELSYEHLPYHLKACLLYFAAFREDEKIGAKNLMRLWIAEGFVEKVEGKRSEDTAEEYLMDLIGRNLVMASESRSIGGVKTCYIHDLIFEFCKTEAKAKNFLQVLRGYDELSTFNVPPYLHRLSICSSGEDFIKSKLFCPHLGTLLFFDATPGDEFELRDISFHFCIYKHLEVLNLEDINLRLKELPTEVESLLCLRYLALKGRTMEFIPPSIAKLSHLETFILNSCMTVSLPDSIWNMKNLRHVYVRGDVAIGLSSNDNNVVENLSNLDTLSTLCIYFDQGGENILRRIPNVRRLKIFCLALNALNRACRNMSQLECLESLTLGSFNFSGSREHVELSFPMNLKKLCLSFLGLPCRKMSLIEQLPNLEVLKLRVQSMKGQKWELMEGGFPKLRVLTLSELDFVEWTETDPHSDDYFPCLQQLKLLKNSNLEMVPACLGRISTLETIKVRFCRDGVDSLIRKIEEAQKNYGNENLKVIIIG
- the LOC113736546 gene encoding putative late blight resistance protein homolog R1A-3 isoform X2, whose translation is MRGTADIPALLLAHFEVVALNAAGLSCMCSYCDDAEEMQIYEQQQKIRAVDFHVYETYMEVLRALYCSASLHTPRMQDKQILSNFNDSLISCLWELLCYSSSFMDSMNDEMHILYARLRFLRRILREHHEMMDEQNEKIGALLSEVGIILFSPTLSRVIEGEVSFSESTQVLDFCDMLANTNIHIKHFKDQISGSSTIESLPDSSHSLRAPEVSQTSSRMLSKCKMPIAHEVMVGLDDEAAKVIERLMWGPEQVEIVPIVGMAGLGKTTLAKKVYNDSSVICNFHIRLWCTVSQEFNMKSLLIQILCPDAKHSRVDDEFQNLDEHALLEMLRKKLMKNRYLVVFDDVWDIGAWNELGIAFPNDKNGSRIIFTSRSSNVASQVQYGGEPHYLRPLSEKESFELLQKKVFGKEDCPQALHGLGMEIAKKCRGLPLALVVVAGVLATIEHDICVWEEFAESLTSTMVSGTDQCKKSLELSYEHLPYHLKACLLYFAAFREDEKIGAKNLMRLWIAEGFVEKVEGKRSEDTAEEYLMDLIGRNLVMASESRSIGGVKTCYIHDLIFEFCKTEAKAKNFLQVLRGYDELSTFNVPPYLHRLSICSSGEDFIKSKLFCPHLGTLLFFDATPGDEFELRDISFHFCIYKHLEVLNLEDINLRLKELPTEVESLLCLRYLALKGRTMEFIPPSIAKLSHLETFILNSCMTVSLPDSIWNMKNLRHVYVRGDVAIGLSSNDNNVVENLSNLDTLSTLCIYFDQGGENILRRIPNVRRLKIFCLALNALNRACRNMSQLECLESLTLGSFNFSGSREHVELSFPMNLKKLCLSFLGLPCRKMSLIEQLPNLEVLKLRVQSMKGQKWELMEGGFPKLRVLTLSELDFVEWTETDPHSDDYFPCLQQLKLLKNSNLEMVPACLGRISTLETIKVRFCRDGVDSLIRKIEEAQKNYGNENLKVIIIG